Proteins found in one Strix aluco isolate bStrAlu1 chromosome 29, bStrAlu1.hap1, whole genome shotgun sequence genomic segment:
- the MKNK2 gene encoding MAP kinase-interacting serine/threonine-protein kinase 2 has product MVQKKSEIPGFHRSFKGQNPFDLEFDQSNHLEPVFNFECPPRPDMPSSQPIDIPDAKKRNKKKKRCRATDSFSGRFEDVYQLQEEVLGEGAHARVQSCVNLITNKEYAVKIIEKRLGHIRSRVFREVEMLYQCQGHRNVLELIEFFEEEERFYLVFEKMRGGSILTHIHRRRHFNELEASVVVQDIASALHFLHNKGIAHRDLKPENILCESPDQVSPVKICDFDLGSGIKLNGDCSPISTPELLTPCGSAEYMAPEVVEAFNEEASIYDKRCDLWSLGVILYIMLSGYPPFVGHCGSDCGWDRGEACHTCQNMLFESIQEGKYEFPDKDWAHISFGAKDLISKLLVRDAKKRLSAAQVLEHPWVQGCAPDNTLPTPIILQRNSSAKELTSFAAEAIAVNRQLTRRDEDEEEEAEEEARPIIIKATSRAMQLSPPSESKLAKRRQKSSLAKAVAAGQHLVAPLVLVADQA; this is encoded by the exons ATGGTGCAGAAGAAATCAGAGATCCCGGGTTTCCACCGCTCCTTTAAG GGACAAAACCCCTTCGACCTGGAGTTCGACCAGTCCAACCACCTGGAGCCAGTTTTCAACTTCGAGTGCCCACCCCGTCCCG ACATGCCTTCAAGTCAACCCATCGACATCCCTGACGCCAAGAAAAGGAACAAGAAGAAGAAGCGCTGCAGAGCCACCGACAGCTTCTCCGGCAGGTTTGAAG ATGTTtaccagctgcaggaggaggtgctgggAGAAGGGGCCCACGCCAGAGTCCAGTCGTGCGTTAACCTCATCACCAACAAGGAGTACGCGGTGAAG ATCATAGAGAAGCGCCTGGGACACATCCGCAGCAGAGTCTTCCGGGAGGTGGAGATGCTGTATCAGTGCCAGGGACACAG GAACGTCCTGGAGCTGATTGAGTtctttgaggaagaggagaggtttTATCTGGTGTTCGAGAAGATGAGAGGAG GCTCCATCCTGACCCACATCCACCGGAGACGCCACTTCAACGAGCTGGAGGCCAGCGTGGTGGTGCAGGATATCGCCAGTGCCCTGCACTTTTTGCACAACAAAG GAATCGCACACAGGGatctaaaaccagaaaatattctTTGTGAGAGCCCAGACCAG gtCTCCCCGGTGAAGATCTGCGACTTTGACCTGGGAAGTGGCATCAAACTCAACGGCGACTGCTCCCCCATCTCCACCCCGGAGCTGCTCACCCCG TGCGGCTCCGCCGAGTACATGGCCCCAGAGGTGGTGGAGGCCTTCAACGAGGAGGCGTCCATCTACGACAAGCGCTGCGACCTGTGGAGCCTGGGTGTCATCCTGTACATCATGCTGAGCGGGTACCCCCCCTTCGTGGGCCACTGCGGCTCCGACTGCGGCTGGGACCGGGGCGAGGCGTGCCACACCTGCCAG AACATGCTCTTCGAGAGCATCCAGGAGGGGAAGTACGAGTTTCCCGACAAGGACTGGGCGCACATCTCCTTCGGAGCCAAAGACCTCATTTCCAAGCTGCTGGTGAGAGATGCCAAGAAGCGGCTCAGCGCAGCCCAGGTCCTGGAGCACCCCTGGGTGCAGGGG TGCGCCCCGGATAACACCCTGCCGACCCCCATCATCCTGCAGAG GAACAGCAGTGCCAAAGAGCTCACCTCCTTCGCCGCCGAGGCCATCGCTGTCAACCGCCAGCTGACGCGGCGCgacgaggacgaggaggaggaggcggaggaggaagCACGACCCATCATCATCAAAGCTACCTCACGGGCCATGCAGCTCTCCCCACCCTCCGAGTCCAAGCTGGCCAAGCGGCGACAGAAGAGCAGCCTGGCCAAGGCGGTGGCCGCTGGGCAGCACCTGGTGGCCCCACTGGTCCTGGTGGCCGACCAAGCCTGA